The Pan troglodytes isolate AG18354 chromosome 8, NHGRI_mPanTro3-v2.0_pri, whole genome shotgun sequence genome window below encodes:
- the ZSWIM8 gene encoding zinc finger SWIM domain-containing protein 8 isoform X7: MELMFAEWEDGERFSFEDSDRFEEDSLCSFISEAESLCQNWRGWRKQSAGPNSPTGGGGGGGSGGTRMRDGLVIPLVELSAKQVAFHIPFEVVEKVYPPVPEQLQLRIAFWSFPENEEDIRLYSCLANGSADEFQRGDQLFRMRAVKDPLQIGFHLSATVVPPQMVPPKGAYNVAVMFDRCRVTSCSCTCGAGAKWCTHVVALCLFRIHNASAVCLRAPVSESLSRLQRDQLQKFAQYLISELPQQILPTAQRLLDELLSSQSTAINTVCGAPDPTAGPSASDQSTWYLDESTLTDNIKKTLHKFCGPSPVVFSDVNSMYLSSTEPPAAAEWACLLRPLRGREPEGVWNLLSIVREMFKRRDSNAAPLLEILTDQCLTYEQITGWWYSVRTSASHSSASGHTGRSNGQSEVAAHACASMCDEMVTLWRLAVLDPALSPQRRRELCTQLRQWQLKVIENVKRGQHKKTLERLFPGFRPAVEACYFNWEEAYPLPGVTYSGTDRKLALCWARALPSRPGASRSGGLEESRDRPRPLPTEPAVRPKEPGTKRKGLGEGVPSSQRGPRRLSAEGGDKALHKMGPGGGKAKALGGAGSGSKGSAGGGSKRRLSSEDSSLEPDLAEMSLDDSSLALGAEASTFEGFPESPPPCPLHGGSRGPSTFLPEPPDTYEEDGDESGNGLPKTKEAAPAVGEEDDDYQAYYLNAQDGAGGEEEKAEGGAGEEHDLFAGLKPLEQESRMEVLFACAEALHAHGYSSEASRLTVELAQDLLANPPDLKVEPPPAKGKKNKVSTSRQTWVATNTLSKAAFLLTVLSERPEHHNLAFRVGMFALELQRPPASTKALEVKLAYQESEVAALLKKIPLGPSEMSTMRCRAEELREGTLCDYRPVLPLMLASFIFDVLCAPGSRPPSRNWNSETPGDEELGFEAAVAALGMKTTVSEAEHPLLCEGTRREKGDLALALMITYKDDQAKLKKILDKLLDRESQTHKPQTLSSFYSSSRPTTASQRSPSKHGGPSAPGALQPLTSGSAGPAQPGSVAGAGPGPTEGFTEKNVPESSPHSPCEGLPSEAALTPRPEGKVPSRLALGSRGGYNGRGWGSPGRPKKKHTGMASIDSSAPETTSDSSPTLSRRPLRGGWAPTSWGRGQDSDSISSSSSDSLGSSSSSGSRRASASGGARAKTVEVGRYKGRRPESHAPHVPNQPSEAAAHFYFELAKTVLIKAGGNSSTSIFTHPSSSGGHQGPHRNLHLCAFEIGLYALGLHNFVSPNWLSRTYSSHVSWITGQAMEIGSAALTILVECWDGHLTPPEVASLADRASRARDSNMVRAAAELALSCLPHAHALNPNEIQRALVQCKEQDNLMLEKACMAVEEAAKGGGVYPEVLFEVAHQWFWLYEQTAGGSSTAREGATSCSASGIRAGGEAGRGMPEGRGGPGTEPVTVAAAAVTAAATVVPVISVGSSLYPGPGLGHGHSPGLHPYTALQPHLPCSPQYLTHPAHPAHPMPHMPRPAVFPVPSSAYPQGVHPAFLGAQYPYSVTPPSLAATAVSFPVPSMAPITVHPYHTEPGLPLPTSVACELWGQGTVSSVHPASTFPAIQGASLPALTTQPSPLVSGGFPPPEEETHSQPVNPHSLHHLHAAYRVGMLALEMLGRRAHNDHPNNFSRSPPYTDDVKWLLGLAAKLGDRHGDAAAAESRSCPQPPACPGLPPTGAALPAGIHAVHPPPLDSPDSCGLRRLCECDPECPQRLLPDAHGHDAVQRHPTEPQAQQTDQGAVAAGLTRDGHLLPLSLSPLGSYTGTQACGYGGPSHRGSETWLDRSSSLSSLVAQTDSCSWAVAWGQDVSDPRSLGLGETALSGRGRWVASGIYLAFINI, encoded by the exons ATGGAGCTGATGTTTGCAGAGTGGGAGGACGGAGAGCGCTTCTCATTCGAGGATTCGGACCGTTTTGAGGAGGATTCACTCTGTTCCTTCATCTCCGAGGCCGAGAGCCTCTGCCAGAACTGGCGGGGATGGCGCAAACAGTCAGCGGGGCCCAATTCCCCCACTGGCGGCGGTggcggaggtggcagtggcgGTACCAGAATGCGAG ATGGACTGGTGATCCCATTGGTGGAGCTGTCAGCAAAGCAGGTGGCATTTCATATCCCATTTGAAGTGGTGGAGAAAGTTTACCCACCAGTGCCTGAGCAGCTACAGCTCCGAATTGCTTTTTGGAGCTTCCCTGAGAATGAAGAGGACATTCG GCTGTATTCGTGCCTGGCCAATGGCAGTGCGGATGAGTTTCAGCGAGGGGATCAGCTCTTCCGCATGCGGGCTGTGAAGGACCCATTGCAGATAG GGTTCCACCTGAGTGCTACAGTGGTGCCACCTCAGATGGTCCCTCCTAAAGGGGCCTACAACGTGGCTGTGATGTTTGACCGCTGCCGGGTCACTTCCTGCAGCTGTACCTGTGGGGCTGGGGCCAAATGGTGCACCCACGTCGTGGCACTCTGTCTCTTCCGCATCCACAAC GCTTCTGCAGTCTGCCTGCGAGCCCCAGTCTCAGAGTCCCTGTCCCGGCTACAGAGGGACCAGCTGCAAAAGTTTGCTCAGTACCTCATCAGTGAGCTCCCTCAGCAG ATCCTCCCCACAGCTCAGCGTCTCCTGGACGAACTCCTGTCTTCCCAGTCAACAGCCATCAATACAGTGTGTGGAGCTCCGG ACCCCACAGCAGGGCCCTCAGCATCGGACCAGAGTACTTGGTATCTGGATGAATCGACACTCACTGACAACATCAAAAAGACACTGCACAAGTTCTGTGGCCCCTCCCCTGTGGTCTTCAG TGATGTGAACTCCATGTATCTGTCTTCCACGGAGCCGCCAGCCGCTGCTGAATGGGCATGTCTGCTGCGCCCTCTGAGGGGCCGTGAGCCAGAGGGCGTCTGGAACCTGCTAAGCATCGTGCGGGAGATGTTCAAGCGGAGGGACAGCAATGCTGCCCCCTTGTTGGAAATCCTCACTGACCAGTGCCTCACCTATGAACAG ATAACAGGTTGGTGGTATAGCGTACGTACCTCAGCCTCACACAGCAGTGCCAGTGGGCACACGGGCCGTAGCAACGGGCAGTCAGAGGTGGCAGCCCATGCCTGTGCCAGCATGTGTGACGAGATGGTCACACTGTGGAGGCTGGCCGTGCTGGACCCTGCACTCAGCCCCCAGCG GCGCCGGGAACTGTGTACGCAGCTGCGGCAGTGGCAACTGAAGGTGATTGAGAACGTCAAGCGGGGCCAACACAAGAAGACGCTGGAGCGGCTCTTCCCTGGCTTCCGGCCAGCGGTGGAGGCCTGCTACTTCAACTGGGAAGAGGCCTACCCACTTCCTGGTGTCACCTACAGCGGCACTGACAGGAAgctggcactgtgctgggcccGGGCCCTGCCCTCTCGGCCAGGTGCCTCCCGCTCTGGGGGCCTGGAGGAATCCCGGGACCGGCCCCGACCCCTTCCTACTGAGCCAGCTGTGCGGCCCAAGGAGCCTGGGACCAAGCGAAAGGGCTTGGGTGAGGGGGTCCCCTCATCACAGCGGGGTCCCCGCCGCCTCTCAGCTGAAGGGGGAGATAAAGCTCTACATAAGATGGGTCCAGGTGGGGGCAAAGCCAAGGCACTGGGTGGGGCTGGCAGTGGGAGCAAGGGCTCAGCAGGTGGCGGAAGCAAGCGACGGCTGAGCAGCGAAGACAGCTCCCTGGAGCCAGACCTGGCTGAGatgagcctggatgacagcagcCTGGCCCTGGGCGCAGAGGCCAGCACCTTCGAGGGATTCCCTGAGAGCCCTCCACCCTGTCCTCTCCACGGTGGCTCCCGAGGCCCTTCCACTTTCCTTCCTGAGCCCCCAGATACTTATGAAGAAGATGGTG ATGAGAGTGGCAATGGGCTTCCCAAAACCAAAGAGGCAGCCCCTGCAGTTGGAGAGGAGGATGATGACTACCAGGCGTACTATCTGAATGCCCAGGATGGGGCTGGGGGCGAGGAAGAGAAGGCCGAGGGCGGGGCTGGGGAGGAGCACGACCTGTTTGCTGGGCTGAAGCCACTGGAACAGGAGAGTCGCATGGAG GTACTGTTTGCCTGTGCTGAGGCCCTGCATGCGCATGGCTATAGCAGTGAGGCCTCCCGTCTCACTGTGGAGCTTGCCCAGGATCTGCTAGCCAACCCACCCGACCTCAAGGTAGAGCCGCCCCCTGCCAAG GGCAAGAAGAACAAGGTATCCACGAGCCGTCAGACCTGGGTGGCTACCAACACCCTGAGCAAGGCGGCCTTCCTGTTGACAGTGCTAAGTGAGCGTCCAGAGCACCACAACCTGGCCTTCCGAGTTGGCATGTTTGCCTTGGAGCTACAGAGGCCTCCAGCTTCTACCAAGGCCTTGGAG GTAAAGCTGGCAtaccaggagtctgaggtggctGCCCTGCTCAAGAAGATCCCTCTGGGTCCAAGCGAGATGAGTACCATGCGGTGCCGGGCAGAGGAACTTCGGGAGGGGACACTCTGTGACTATCGGCCTGTGTTGCCTCTCATGCTGGCCAGTTTCATCTTTGACGTTCTCTGTGCTCCAG GTTCCCGGCCCCCAAGTCGCAACTGGAACAGCGAGACACCTGGGGatgaggagctgggatttgaagcaGCAGTTGCTGCCTTGG GCATGAAGACAACAGTGAGTGAGGCAGAACATCCCCTCTTATGTGAAGGCACACGTCGGGAGAAGGGTGACCTGGCATTAGCACTAATGATCACTTACAAGGACGACCAGGCCAAGCTTAAGAAG ATCTTAGACAAACTCTTGGACCGAGAGAGCCAGACACATAAGCCACAGACGCTGAGTTCTTTCTACTCATCTAGCCGCCCAACCACAGCCAGCCAGAGGTCTCCTTCAAAGCACGGGGGCCCATCTGCCCCAGGGGCCCTGCAACCACTGACCTCAGGCTCTGCAGGGCCTGCTCAACCAGGGAGTGTGGCAGGGGCTGGGCCAGGCCCCACTGAGGGCTTCACAGAGAAGAATGTGCCTG AGAGTTCCCCACATTCCCCCTGTGAGGGTCTTCCATCTGAGGCAGCTTTGACCCCAAGGCCAGAAGGGAAGGTTCCTAGCCGCTTGGCACTTGGCAGTCGTGGAGGCTATAATGGACGGGGATGGGGGTCCCCAGGACGGCCTAAGAAGAAGCACACAG GCATGGCCAGCATTGACAGCAGTGCCCCTGAAACAACATCGGATAGTTCCCCCACCTTAAGCCGGAGACCACTTCGAGGGGGCTGGgcccccacctcctggggtcGAGGTCAGGACAGTGACAGCATTAGCAGCTCTTCTTCGGACTCCCTGGGCTCCTCATCCTCCAGTGGAAGTCGCCGGGCCAGTGCCAGTGGAGGAGCCCGGGCGAAGACTGTTGAAGTTGGCAG GTACAAGGGCCGCCGCCCCGAGAGTCATGCCCCTCATGTACCCAATCAGCCATCAGAGGCAGCTGCACACTTCTACTTCGAGCTGGCGAAGACAGTGCTGATCAAGGCAGGGGGCAACAGCAGCACTTCCATTTTCACACATCCATCTTCCTCAGGGGGCCACCAGGGTCCTCACCGCAACCTGCACCTTTGCGCCTTCGAGATTGGGCTTTATGCCCTTGGCCTGCACAACTTTGTTTCTCCCAACTGGCTCTCACGTACTTATTCTTCCCACGTTTCCTGGATTACAG GCCAGGCCATGGAGATAGGCAGCGCAGCCCTGACTATACTGGTAGAATGCTGGGATGGGCACCTGACACCCCCTGAGGTTGCATCCCTGGCTGACAGGGCATCACGGGCAAGAGACTCCAATATGGTGAGGGCGGCAGCAGAGCTGGCCCTGAGCTGCCTGCCTCACGCCCATGCATTGAACCCTAATGAGATCCAGCGGGCCCTGGTGCAGTGCAAGGAACAG GACAACCTGATGTTGGAGAAGGCCTGCATGGCAGTGGAAGAGGCAGCTAAGGGTGGGGGCGTGTACCCTGAAGTGTTGTTTGAGGTTGCTCACCAGTGGTTCTGGCTATATGAGCAAACTGCAGGTGGCTCATCCACAGCCCGTGAAGGGGCTACAAGCTGTAGTGCCAGTGGGATCAGGGCAGGTGGGGAAGCTGGGCGGGGTATGCCTGAGGGCAGAGGGGGCCCAGGGACTGAGCCGGTTACAGTGGCAGCGGCAGCAGTGACAGCAGCAGCCACAGTGGTGCCCGTCATATCGGTGGGGTCTAGTTTATACCCGGGTCCAGGACTGGGGCATGGCCACTCCCCTGGCCTGCACCCCTACACTGCTCTACAGCCCCACCTGCCCTGTAGCCCTCAGTATCTCACTCACCCAGCTCACCCTGCCCACCCCATGCCTCACATGCCCCGGCCTGCCGTCTTCCCTGTGCCCAGCTCTGCATACCCACAG GGTGTTCATCCTGCATTCCTGGGGGCTCAGTACCCTTATTCAGTGACTCCTCCCTCACTTGCTGCCACTGCTGTGTCTTTCCCCGTTCCTTCCATGGCACCCATCACAGTACATCCCTACCACACAGAGCCAGGGCTTCCACTGCCCACCAGTGTGGCCTGTGAGTTGTGGGGCCAGGGAACAG TGAGCAGTGTCCATCCAGCATCCACGTTTCCAGCCATCCAAGGTGCCTCACTGCCTGCCCTGACCACACAGCCCAGCCCTCTGGTGAGCGGAGGTTTTCCACCGCCCGAGGAGGAGACACACAGTCAGCCAGTCAATCCCCACAGCCTGCACCACCTGCATGCTGCCTACCGTGTCG GAATGCTGGCACTGGAGATGCTGGGTCGCCGGGCACACAACGATCACCCCAACAACTTCTCCCGCTCCCCCCCCTACACTGATGATGTCAAATGGTTGCTGGGGCTGGCAGCAAAGCTGG GAGATCGTCATGGAGACGCTGCAGCGGCTGAGTCCCGCTCATGCCCACAACCACCTGCGTGCCCCGGCCTTCCACCAACTGGTGCAGCGCTGCCAGCAGGCATACATGCAG TACATCCACCACCGCTTGATTCACCTGACTCCTGCGGACTACGACGACTTTGTGAATGCGATCCGGAGTGCCCGCAGCGCCTTCTGCCTGACGCCCATGGGCATGATGCAGTTCAACGACATCCTACAGAACCTCAAGCGCAGCAAACAGACCAAGGAGCTGTGGCAGCGGGTCTCACTcgagatggccaccttctccccCTGAGTCTTTCACCCTTAGGGTCCTATACAGGGACCCAGGCCTGTGGCTATGGGGGCCCCTCACACAGGGGGAGTGAAACTTGGCTGGACAGATCATCCTCACTCAGTTCCCTGGTAGCCCAGACTGACAGCTGCTCTTGGGCTGTAGCTTGGGGCCAAGATGTCTCAGACCCTAGAAGCCTAGGGCTGGGGGAGACAGCCCTGTCTGGGAGGGGGCGTTGGGTGGCCTCTGGTATTTATTtggcatttataaatatataa
- the ZSWIM8 gene encoding zinc finger SWIM domain-containing protein 8 isoform X17, with product MELMFAEWEDGERFSFEDSDRFEEDSLCSFISEAESLCQNWRGWRKQSAGPNSPTGGGGGGGSGGTRMRDGLVIPLVELSAKQVAFHIPFEVVEKVYPPVPEQLQLRIAFWSFPENEEDIRLYSCLANGSADEFQRGDQLFRMRAVKDPLQIGFHLSATVVPPQMVPPKGAYNVAVMFDRCRVTSCSCTCGAGAKWCTHVVALCLFRIHNASAVCLRAPVSESLSRLQRDQLQKFAQYLISELPQQILPTAQRLLDELLSSQSTAINTVCGAPDPTAGPSASDQSTWYLDESTLTDNIKKTLHKFCGPSPVVFSDVNSMYLSSTEPPAAAEWACLLRPLRGREPEGVWNLLSIVREMFKRRDSNAAPLLEILTDQCLTYEQITGWWYSVRTSASHSSASGHTGRSNGQSEVAAHACASMCDEMVTLWRLAVLDPALSPQRRRELCTQLRQWQLKVIENVKRGQHKKTLERLFPGFRPAVEACYFNWEEAYPLPGVTYSGTDRKLALCWARALPSRPGASRSGGLEESRDRPRPLPTEPAVRPKEPGTKRKGLGEGVPSSQRGPRRLSAEGGDKALHKMGPGGGKAKALGGAGSGSKGSAGGGSKRRLSSEDSSLEPDLAEMSLDDSSLALGAEASTFEGFPESPPPCPLHGGSRGPSTFLPEPPDTYEEDGDESGNGLPKTKEAAPAVGEEDDDYQAYYLNAQDGAGGEEEKAEGGAGEEHDLFAGLKPLEQESRMEVLFACAEALHAHGYSSEASRLTVELAQDLLANPPDLKGKKNKVSTSRQTWVATNTLSKAAFLLTVLSERPEHHNLAFRVGMFALELQRPPASTKALEVKLAYQESEVAALLKKIPLGPSEMSTMRCRAEELREGTLCDYRPVLPLMLASFIFDVLCAPGSRPPSRNWNSETPGDEELGFEAAVAALGMKTTVSEAEHPLLCEGTRREKGDLALALMITYKDDQAKLKKILDKLLDRESQTHKPQTLSSFYSSSRPTTASQRSPSKHGGPSAPGALQPLTSGSAGPAQPGSVAGAGPGPTEGFTEKNVPESSPHSPCEGLPSEAALTPRPEGKVPSRLALGSRGGYNGRGWGSPGRPKKKHTGMASIDSSAPETTSDSSPTLSRRPLRGGWAPTSWGRGQDSDSISSSSSDSLGSSSSSGSRRASASGGARAKTVEVGRYKGRRPESHAPHVPNQPSEAAAHFYFELAKTVLIKAGGNSSTSIFTHPSSSGGHQGPHRNLHLCAFEIGLYALGLHNFVSPNWLSRTYSSHVSWITGQAMEIGSAALTILVECWDGHLTPPEVASLADRASRARDSNMVRAAAELALSCLPHAHALNPNEIQRALVQCKEQDNLMLEKACMAVEEAAKGGGVYPEVLFEVAHQWFWLYEQTAGGSSTAREGATSCSASGIRAGGEAGRGMPEGRGGPGTEPVTVAAAAVTAAATVVPVISVGSSLYPGPGLGHGHSPGLHPYTALQPHLPCSPQYLTHPAHPAHPMPHMPRPAVFPVPSSAYPQGVHPAFLGAQYPYSVTPPSLAATAVSFPVPSMAPITVHPYHTEPGLPLPTSVALSSVHPASTFPAIQGASLPALTTQPSPLVSGGFPPPEEETHSQPVNPHSLHHLHAAYRVGMLALEMLGRRAHNDHPNNFSRSPPYTDDVKWLLGLAAKLGVNYVHQFCVGAAKGVLSPFVLQEIVMETLQRLSPAHAHNHLRAPAFHQLVQRCQQAYMQYIHHRLIHLTPADYDDFVNAIRSARSAFCLTPMGMMQFNDILQNLKRSKQTKELWQRVSLEMATFSP from the exons ATGGAGCTGATGTTTGCAGAGTGGGAGGACGGAGAGCGCTTCTCATTCGAGGATTCGGACCGTTTTGAGGAGGATTCACTCTGTTCCTTCATCTCCGAGGCCGAGAGCCTCTGCCAGAACTGGCGGGGATGGCGCAAACAGTCAGCGGGGCCCAATTCCCCCACTGGCGGCGGTggcggaggtggcagtggcgGTACCAGAATGCGAG ATGGACTGGTGATCCCATTGGTGGAGCTGTCAGCAAAGCAGGTGGCATTTCATATCCCATTTGAAGTGGTGGAGAAAGTTTACCCACCAGTGCCTGAGCAGCTACAGCTCCGAATTGCTTTTTGGAGCTTCCCTGAGAATGAAGAGGACATTCG GCTGTATTCGTGCCTGGCCAATGGCAGTGCGGATGAGTTTCAGCGAGGGGATCAGCTCTTCCGCATGCGGGCTGTGAAGGACCCATTGCAGATAG GGTTCCACCTGAGTGCTACAGTGGTGCCACCTCAGATGGTCCCTCCTAAAGGGGCCTACAACGTGGCTGTGATGTTTGACCGCTGCCGGGTCACTTCCTGCAGCTGTACCTGTGGGGCTGGGGCCAAATGGTGCACCCACGTCGTGGCACTCTGTCTCTTCCGCATCCACAAC GCTTCTGCAGTCTGCCTGCGAGCCCCAGTCTCAGAGTCCCTGTCCCGGCTACAGAGGGACCAGCTGCAAAAGTTTGCTCAGTACCTCATCAGTGAGCTCCCTCAGCAG ATCCTCCCCACAGCTCAGCGTCTCCTGGACGAACTCCTGTCTTCCCAGTCAACAGCCATCAATACAGTGTGTGGAGCTCCGG ACCCCACAGCAGGGCCCTCAGCATCGGACCAGAGTACTTGGTATCTGGATGAATCGACACTCACTGACAACATCAAAAAGACACTGCACAAGTTCTGTGGCCCCTCCCCTGTGGTCTTCAG TGATGTGAACTCCATGTATCTGTCTTCCACGGAGCCGCCAGCCGCTGCTGAATGGGCATGTCTGCTGCGCCCTCTGAGGGGCCGTGAGCCAGAGGGCGTCTGGAACCTGCTAAGCATCGTGCGGGAGATGTTCAAGCGGAGGGACAGCAATGCTGCCCCCTTGTTGGAAATCCTCACTGACCAGTGCCTCACCTATGAACAG ATAACAGGTTGGTGGTATAGCGTACGTACCTCAGCCTCACACAGCAGTGCCAGTGGGCACACGGGCCGTAGCAACGGGCAGTCAGAGGTGGCAGCCCATGCCTGTGCCAGCATGTGTGACGAGATGGTCACACTGTGGAGGCTGGCCGTGCTGGACCCTGCACTCAGCCCCCAGCG GCGCCGGGAACTGTGTACGCAGCTGCGGCAGTGGCAACTGAAGGTGATTGAGAACGTCAAGCGGGGCCAACACAAGAAGACGCTGGAGCGGCTCTTCCCTGGCTTCCGGCCAGCGGTGGAGGCCTGCTACTTCAACTGGGAAGAGGCCTACCCACTTCCTGGTGTCACCTACAGCGGCACTGACAGGAAgctggcactgtgctgggcccGGGCCCTGCCCTCTCGGCCAGGTGCCTCCCGCTCTGGGGGCCTGGAGGAATCCCGGGACCGGCCCCGACCCCTTCCTACTGAGCCAGCTGTGCGGCCCAAGGAGCCTGGGACCAAGCGAAAGGGCTTGGGTGAGGGGGTCCCCTCATCACAGCGGGGTCCCCGCCGCCTCTCAGCTGAAGGGGGAGATAAAGCTCTACATAAGATGGGTCCAGGTGGGGGCAAAGCCAAGGCACTGGGTGGGGCTGGCAGTGGGAGCAAGGGCTCAGCAGGTGGCGGAAGCAAGCGACGGCTGAGCAGCGAAGACAGCTCCCTGGAGCCAGACCTGGCTGAGatgagcctggatgacagcagcCTGGCCCTGGGCGCAGAGGCCAGCACCTTCGAGGGATTCCCTGAGAGCCCTCCACCCTGTCCTCTCCACGGTGGCTCCCGAGGCCCTTCCACTTTCCTTCCTGAGCCCCCAGATACTTATGAAGAAGATGGTG ATGAGAGTGGCAATGGGCTTCCCAAAACCAAAGAGGCAGCCCCTGCAGTTGGAGAGGAGGATGATGACTACCAGGCGTACTATCTGAATGCCCAGGATGGGGCTGGGGGCGAGGAAGAGAAGGCCGAGGGCGGGGCTGGGGAGGAGCACGACCTGTTTGCTGGGCTGAAGCCACTGGAACAGGAGAGTCGCATGGAG GTACTGTTTGCCTGTGCTGAGGCCCTGCATGCGCATGGCTATAGCAGTGAGGCCTCCCGTCTCACTGTGGAGCTTGCCCAGGATCTGCTAGCCAACCCACCCGACCTCAAG GGCAAGAAGAACAAGGTATCCACGAGCCGTCAGACCTGGGTGGCTACCAACACCCTGAGCAAGGCGGCCTTCCTGTTGACAGTGCTAAGTGAGCGTCCAGAGCACCACAACCTGGCCTTCCGAGTTGGCATGTTTGCCTTGGAGCTACAGAGGCCTCCAGCTTCTACCAAGGCCTTGGAG GTAAAGCTGGCAtaccaggagtctgaggtggctGCCCTGCTCAAGAAGATCCCTCTGGGTCCAAGCGAGATGAGTACCATGCGGTGCCGGGCAGAGGAACTTCGGGAGGGGACACTCTGTGACTATCGGCCTGTGTTGCCTCTCATGCTGGCCAGTTTCATCTTTGACGTTCTCTGTGCTCCAG GTTCCCGGCCCCCAAGTCGCAACTGGAACAGCGAGACACCTGGGGatgaggagctgggatttgaagcaGCAGTTGCTGCCTTGG GCATGAAGACAACAGTGAGTGAGGCAGAACATCCCCTCTTATGTGAAGGCACACGTCGGGAGAAGGGTGACCTGGCATTAGCACTAATGATCACTTACAAGGACGACCAGGCCAAGCTTAAGAAG ATCTTAGACAAACTCTTGGACCGAGAGAGCCAGACACATAAGCCACAGACGCTGAGTTCTTTCTACTCATCTAGCCGCCCAACCACAGCCAGCCAGAGGTCTCCTTCAAAGCACGGGGGCCCATCTGCCCCAGGGGCCCTGCAACCACTGACCTCAGGCTCTGCAGGGCCTGCTCAACCAGGGAGTGTGGCAGGGGCTGGGCCAGGCCCCACTGAGGGCTTCACAGAGAAGAATGTGCCTG AGAGTTCCCCACATTCCCCCTGTGAGGGTCTTCCATCTGAGGCAGCTTTGACCCCAAGGCCAGAAGGGAAGGTTCCTAGCCGCTTGGCACTTGGCAGTCGTGGAGGCTATAATGGACGGGGATGGGGGTCCCCAGGACGGCCTAAGAAGAAGCACACAG GCATGGCCAGCATTGACAGCAGTGCCCCTGAAACAACATCGGATAGTTCCCCCACCTTAAGCCGGAGACCACTTCGAGGGGGCTGGgcccccacctcctggggtcGAGGTCAGGACAGTGACAGCATTAGCAGCTCTTCTTCGGACTCCCTGGGCTCCTCATCCTCCAGTGGAAGTCGCCGGGCCAGTGCCAGTGGAGGAGCCCGGGCGAAGACTGTTGAAGTTGGCAG GTACAAGGGCCGCCGCCCCGAGAGTCATGCCCCTCATGTACCCAATCAGCCATCAGAGGCAGCTGCACACTTCTACTTCGAGCTGGCGAAGACAGTGCTGATCAAGGCAGGGGGCAACAGCAGCACTTCCATTTTCACACATCCATCTTCCTCAGGGGGCCACCAGGGTCCTCACCGCAACCTGCACCTTTGCGCCTTCGAGATTGGGCTTTATGCCCTTGGCCTGCACAACTTTGTTTCTCCCAACTGGCTCTCACGTACTTATTCTTCCCACGTTTCCTGGATTACAG GCCAGGCCATGGAGATAGGCAGCGCAGCCCTGACTATACTGGTAGAATGCTGGGATGGGCACCTGACACCCCCTGAGGTTGCATCCCTGGCTGACAGGGCATCACGGGCAAGAGACTCCAATATGGTGAGGGCGGCAGCAGAGCTGGCCCTGAGCTGCCTGCCTCACGCCCATGCATTGAACCCTAATGAGATCCAGCGGGCCCTGGTGCAGTGCAAGGAACAG GACAACCTGATGTTGGAGAAGGCCTGCATGGCAGTGGAAGAGGCAGCTAAGGGTGGGGGCGTGTACCCTGAAGTGTTGTTTGAGGTTGCTCACCAGTGGTTCTGGCTATATGAGCAAACTGCAGGTGGCTCATCCACAGCCCGTGAAGGGGCTACAAGCTGTAGTGCCAGTGGGATCAGGGCAGGTGGGGAAGCTGGGCGGGGTATGCCTGAGGGCAGAGGGGGCCCAGGGACTGAGCCGGTTACAGTGGCAGCGGCAGCAGTGACAGCAGCAGCCACAGTGGTGCCCGTCATATCGGTGGGGTCTAGTTTATACCCGGGTCCAGGACTGGGGCATGGCCACTCCCCTGGCCTGCACCCCTACACTGCTCTACAGCCCCACCTGCCCTGTAGCCCTCAGTATCTCACTCACCCAGCTCACCCTGCCCACCCCATGCCTCACATGCCCCGGCCTGCCGTCTTCCCTGTGCCCAGCTCTGCATACCCACAG GGTGTTCATCCTGCATTCCTGGGGGCTCAGTACCCTTATTCAGTGACTCCTCCCTCACTTGCTGCCACTGCTGTGTCTTTCCCCGTTCCTTCCATGGCACCCATCACAGTACATCCCTACCACACAGAGCCAGGGCTTCCACTGCCCACCAGTGTGGCCT TGAGCAGTGTCCATCCAGCATCCACGTTTCCAGCCATCCAAGGTGCCTCACTGCCTGCCCTGACCACACAGCCCAGCCCTCTGGTGAGCGGAGGTTTTCCACCGCCCGAGGAGGAGACACACAGTCAGCCAGTCAATCCCCACAGCCTGCACCACCTGCATGCTGCCTACCGTGTCG GAATGCTGGCACTGGAGATGCTGGGTCGCCGGGCACACAACGATCACCCCAACAACTTCTCCCGCTCCCCCCCCTACACTGATGATGTCAAATGGTTGCTGGGGCTGGCAGCAAAGCTGG gaGTGAACTACGTGCACCAGTTCTGTGTGGGGGCAGCCAAGGGGGTGCTGAGCCCGTTTGTGCTGCAGGAGATCGTCATGGAGACGCTGCAGCGGCTGAGTCCCGCTCATGCCCACAACCACCTGCGTGCCCCGGCCTTCCACCAACTGGTGCAGCGCTGCCAGCAGGCATACATGCAG TACATCCACCACCGCTTGATTCACCTGACTCCTGCGGACTACGACGACTTTGTGAATGCGATCCGGAGTGCCCGCAGCGCCTTCTGCCTGACGCCCATGGGCATGATGCAGTTCAACGACATCCTACAGAACCTCAAGCGCAGCAAACAGACCAAGGAGCTGTGGCAGCGGGTCTCACTcgagatggccaccttctccccCTGA